The genomic window GAGACGTATATTCAAGATGTAGCCAAGCATATTGGAGTGGATGTAGCCTGTCAGGTAACAACAAACACCCTAAACTATCAGATAGAAGATCCTGTTACAAAAGAGCGTCAGGTGATCTTGCAATACATACCATTGGGAAGTAATAATTTAGGGAAGCTGGCCGATCTGCATAAGCAAATCCGTAAGGCTTTTAAGGATGGTCATGATTATGAGACCATCACCAAGAATATAGATCAGGTCATCGAAAAAAAGAAGATTTACAACGAGTTTTGTATTGCCTTGGCCTATACGGTTATTCCACCTTCTTTTTTAGGATTAATTGGAGGCAGTTGGGTCACGTTTTTGTTTAGTTTTCTGATGGGTTTTATCAGTTACCTTATCATTAAAGGGGTAAGAAGATTCAATACCTCTAAATATACTGTAGAGTTTTATACGGCTTTTATCTGTGCATTTATAGGAAGCGTTTGTAAGTATTTTGTACCAGAATTAGATCTCATCGAACTGAGTTTGGCATCGGTCATTTTATACGTTCCCGGTTTAACCATATCCATTGCGTTAGAAGAGATTTCTTTTAATCAGTTTAATTCAGGATCCGGTTTCTTTTTCAACTCCATCATGATCTTCTTGAAGTTATTTATTGGGGTTTATCTAGGAATGTCCTTAGGGACTTTCTTCTTTAATTTATCGCCTGATGTGTACATCAATGAGATTCCTAAATGGATGCACTTTATTGCCCTTCCCGCTTTATCTGCAGGTCTAGGTGTGGTATTCAATACAAAGTTCAAAGATTTACTGATTGGTTTATTTTTAGCCGTCATTGCTTTTTGGGGACCTATGATTTTCCAAGAAAATATCGGCTGGATTTTCGGTACATTTATCAGTGCTTTTTTGATTACATTTTTGAGTATTCTATTAAGTAAATGGAAAAACGTTCCGCCATCCGTATATCTATTACAAGGTATCGTGATTCTCGTACCTGGTAGTAGATTATTTATGGGCTTATCGAATCAGTTTAATAACGATCCAATTATTGATAATCCTAGTATAGGAACTTCCGGCTTACTCATGTTTTGTGCCATAGTCGTAGGGATGTTGGTGGCGTATAGTACCTATTATCCTAACCTAGATAATAGAGATGAAGTCATTTAAATAATATAATTTATCTGTGTACGGACGTTGCACTGCAACGTCCTTTTTTATGTGTAGACCAAAAAAGCATAAACAAAAATTGCTTATGCTTTCTACTTCTATGAAATGATTTTTTTATAAACTATTACTAACTTATTTTTTAAAATAGTTTGCTTTAATAGTTAATAACCTAGTATGAATAAAACTGTCCATGGGTAAAAAAATGATATAGTATCTCTGCTTTTATCACTTTGTCTACTGCAATATTACCGCTTTCTTAGTGCGTAATGTTGTGCGTATCTTTCAAAGAATATCTCTTTTTGATATCCGTTTATATATAGCACTATTCCAATAGGTTATGAAATTTTAATTCTGCCTTAAGTATAGAATATGATAAAGAATTGATTGAAAAACGTAGTAACAGAATTCATCCAAAGAGGGAAATAGCAATAAATAGACATATTTTTTTGTAACTTCTGCCCATTAAATAACATCAACTGATATACACTAATTAATGAAAACTATAATTTCTCTTTTTTTGATCAGCTTTATATTTTGCTCTCTTCCACTTTTTGGACAGGAAAGAAGTAAAGTGTATTACTCTAAACTAAAAAACGAAACAATAGATTATTTGGAGTTTTCTCCAGATGGGCGTCTTATGGCGGCAGGCGTTTATGGTGCTGTTCGGGTATACGAAGTAGGGACTGAAATTTTTAAAGATTACAAGACCAATGCGTTTAATCAGACACCCACGTTTGTGGTGTTTTCACCAGATCAAAAACAAATAGCTTTTGGGACTTTTGGTTCGGTAAGAGTATACACTTTAGGTTCAGAAGAATTTATTGATCTTAAAACAAAGGTGAAAAATGAAACACCTGAATTTCTATGTTATTCACCCGACGGAAAATACATTGCCACTGGAGTATTTGGTGCGGTGAGGGTATGGAAATTAGAAGATCAAACGTTTAAGGATTACCCGACAAGACTCAAGAACGAAACACCCACATTTGTCAAGTTTTCTCCTGATGGTAAAAGCATAGTGGCAGGTGTTTATGGAGGGGTGTATAGTTGGGATTTGCTCGTATTCTAAAAGAGTTTGTTTTGATGACTTCAAATTGATCTCCAAAATATTAAAGAAAGAAACTAAAATTTAACTATTGAAAAACACACCATGAAAAAAATTAACCTAAACACTTTAGACCAACTTATACTTCTATCCCTTGATGATGACAAAGGTACTTTCGTTCATGAATACAGCGTATTTGGTTATTGTTTGGCCGGAGCCGCTTTATACGACCTTACTTTGAAAGAAAGAATTAATATTTCAGAGGGAAGAATTAATGTAATTCATCAAGAGGAAACAGGAGATGAAGCTTTGGATGAGTGCCTAAAACTAATTTCAAAATCCAAAAAAGCTCGTAAGATCAATTATTGGATTGATAAGCTGGGTTATAAAGAAAGTGATTTGAAAGGAAGCACACTAAAGAAGCTTCTTGATTTACAAATTCTAGAAAAAAGAGAAGATAAAATACTTTGGTTGTTTACTTACAACAAGTATCCAACTAAAAATGAGGTTCCCGAAGTGTTGATTAGAAAACGTCTGAATGCCATTATTCATGGCGAACAACAACCTATGTCGAACGATATCATGATCATCAGTTTGGTCAATTCTTGTGGATTAAATAAAGAGGTGTACGGTAAAGAGGTAGCAAAGGAGAAAAAGAAAACCATCCAAAAATTGATCAAAGAATTTAAGTTTGCCAACGAAACAAGTCAAGTGATAAAAGAGATTCATGATTTAATTATTGCTTCCTTGGCTTTAGTAGTCATAATACCAACAATGACAGCTTCTTCGAGTTAAATTCAATTGATGTGCTGATACCAAAACGCACAAAAGATAGACAATCAAGTACAGTTTTGTTTGTGGTAGAACGTAACTTTATATCGAAATGAAAGGTTTATTCTGCCAAATTGGAAATACATTATTCCTGTATGGCACTCTACAACAAACAAAACAATGAAAAAATCCTATATATTTTTAGTATTACTCCTCTCTTATTTTGTATCAAATGCTGAGGTGAAACTACCTGCAATTGTCTCTTCAAATATGGTTTTACAAAGAGATACAGAAGTGATGATTTGGGGTTGGGCATCACCAAAAGAAGCCATCAAAATAAAAGCCTCATGGTTGGATCAATCTATTGATATCACAGCCGATAAAGAAGGAAATTGGAAGACCTCAATAAAGACAACATTATCAAAAGAGGAGCAAAGCATCCACCTTTCAAGCAAATCATCTGATATACATTTAGAGAATATCCTATTTGGAGAAGTGTGGTTGTGTTCTGGACAATCGAATATGGAAATGGCCTTAAAAGGGAATCCCGGTCAGCCCATTTTTGGTTCGGTAAAGGCAATTGCTCATTCGAGAAATCCACAGATTCGTTTATTTGGAATACAGAAAAACGGAGCTTCAACACCTTTGGCGGATGTGGGAAAACCAAGTAAATGGGTAGAAGCCTCTCCAGAAACGGTAGCCGATTTTAGTGCGTTGGCCTATTTCTTTGGAAGAGAATTAAATGAGGTTTTGGATGTACCCGTCGGATTAATAAAGACCTCTTTCGGGGCAAGTTTTGTAGAAGCTTGGATAAGTAAAGATGTATTGGAACAATATCAAAAAGTGAAGGAGAATACAGAAGGCTTGCGTCCAAACAAAACACAAACAGCCTTATTTAATGCCATGGTTCACCCAATTATTCCTTACACTATTAAAGGAGCGATTTGGTATCAAGGAGAAAGTAATCGAGAATTTCCAAAGGAATATCAAACACTTTTCCCTGCGATGGTTAAAGATTGGAGAACGAGATGGAACCAAGGAGACTTTCCATTTTTCTTTGCTCAAATAGCTCCTTACCAAGGTAAAGATGAAGGCGATTATTACAACTCACCAAGAAATGCAGCTTTTTTAAGAGAAGCACAAAGTAAATGTGTAGACCTTATTCCGAATTCGTATATGATTAATAATATGGATTTGGGACAAGAAAAGTCGATTCATCCCCCTTTTAAAAAAGAAACAGCCCATCGTTTTGTGATGAGTGCATTACAGCATACCTATAATTATGAATATGTAAATGCTGATGCTCCAATTTTTGAGTCGATGGAACAAACAAAAGCAGGTGTTTTACTGTGTTTCAAACAACTTGGTTTAGGTCTTTATTGTGAAGGTGATATTCCAGGTTTTGAAGTGGCAGGGAAGGACAAAGTATTTTACCCAGCACAAGCTAAAGTACATAAAAAATCAAAAGTGATTGTTACTTGTGATCAAGTGGATGAAGTGGTGGCAGTGCGTTATTGCTGGAAGAACTGGATCAAGGCAAAACTTTACGGAGTGAACATGATTCCAGTAGCATCGTTTAGAACTGATGATTGGGAAATGGCCGAGCAGGCACAATAATATTTATTTGTAGAGACATTATTAAAATGTCTCTACAAAAGTTACCCAGACCCTTTTGCAATATTTAATCGGAACATTTTGACAAAACGGTATTCTAGTTTGTCTTTTTTCTATCCATACATAACAATTACCATGATAGTAGAAGAACTGAATATCAAAAACGAACTAGTACCTCTTTTTAATGCCAATATTAATAGTCATACTAAAGAATATGTGACCAAATTACTTTCTGAAAAATGCAGCTTAAATGAAATAAAGCGAAGACAAAAAGTAATACAAACATTATTGTGTCAAAAGGACTTTCTTACAGGCTATAAATATAATCCTATCTATTTTTCGGAAACCTTAAATCTATCTCAAAAACTAAAAACGAACGTCTTTATTCAAACGACTTTTTTTGGTTTTGAAAGAAGAAATGTACACCCAGATATCGTACCTTGTTTGGTAGGCAATTACTTATTCTTAAATCATTTAAAAAAACTTCTTCTTCGCGTAAGCACTATTGATGTTGAAGAACTACAGTCTTATGTTCGACCTATTCTTAGTTTTATAGAACAGGTGCTGACTTTTGATTTTTCATCAAAGAAAAGTAAAGACTTAAAGAAAGGAATAGACTATATAAGCACTTTAGATTTTAAGCCTTTTTTATCTCAATTATTTGAGTTGGAGAGTTTTATTTCTATTGCTAAAATGACGATTAAAAATGGATTTTCTATACCAAAAATTGGGGCTCAATATCAATTGACAAACAGCTACCACCCATGTATTCCTAATGCAAAAAAATACAGTATTCATTTCGATAAAGGACTTAATATTCTAACGGGAGCGAACATGGGCGGGAAATCAACTTTTCTGAAAACAATCTCGATTTGTACATATTTAGGGAATCAAGGATTCTCCATACCTTCTGAGGCGGCAATTATTCCTTTTTTCGATTACTTTGGAGTACATTTTAATACCAAAGATGATTATCGATTGGCCTCCAGTCATTTTATGCATGAGGTTTTAAGCATCAAGGAGTATTTAGAGAAAAATAATCAAGGGCAACAAGTTTTCGGAGTTTTTGATGAGTTATTCAATACAACTAATGCCGAAGAATCGTACAAACTATTAAAAAGACTTTATCAAGATATCCGTTTGTACGAACAATCTTTTTTGATTGTAAGTACACACCTTAACGTTGATGAATTAACAAATAATAAAAACATCAATTTCTATTACCTCAATACTATTTTGAAAGATGGAAAGGTAGATTTTACCTATCAATTAAAAGAAGGAATTTCGAGATTAAAATTGGGAGAAAGATTATTTAATGAATCTGGTATATTGGAGTTATTGAGCTAAACTAATTAAATTATTGGCTATATATTTTTTGTATTCCATGAAAATATTACTAAGTTTTGAATAGCTAATTTTAAACTTATTGAATATTGACCTATGAATAACTTTTTAGCTAATTTCGAACTTACACATATTGATACCGATTATAAACATGAATACACAAAACAAGGTCAAGAAGGAATTAAACCACTTGCGCATATTAATCAGGTATTAGAAAAATATGGTGGAAGCATTATTGAAAATGGTTTTTTTAGAATTCATACTTTTGGAAGTTCCATATTTTGGTTAAAGGAAATAGTCAGTTTTTTTAAAATCGAAACGGTTACATTTATTCCATTTGCCTACGATTTTTATGGTCGTCAGTATGCATCAAATGTAAATGATGACACCATTACCATGTTTGATCCTTCTGATGGAGAAAAGTACTTTTTAGATAATATGCCCATATCAGAATTCTTTAATGAGTTTGTGGTCGAAAATAGAGAAGAACCATGTGGGTATTCGGATTTTAAATCTTTAAGTAACTTATACGGTGAAATATTAAGAAGTTCAGATTGCCTAGGTTTTAAAAAGCTATTATTTCTAGGGGGAGAAGATGAGTTGGAAAACTTAGAGGTGCAAGATATGGAAATGTATTGGGAATTAAATAAGCAATTAAAACATCAAACGGATGTTTAATTAATAATAAAAAGAAGACTACTTAGCTTTAGTATATTCATTTTGATATTAAAGTTGACTAGTCTTTTTTATGTTTCATGTATTATACTAACTTCGCCAAAACTAATTATTTACTACTTTCAAAAATCAATGACTAAAATGAGAACATGCAAGCTTCTTCTATTTTTACTTCTATCGTACCAGACTTTTTCTCAAACAAAAACTACTGACTTGGTTTTAGGGGAAAAGTTAAAGTTTCCATCTGAGATTTTATCAGACACTATTGAATGCTGGATTCGAGTACCTGATCAATTCACGAATGCTCAAACAAAGATTGACTCTATTGCACTTTTAATGCTTTTGGATGGAGATGAATATTTTAGGATGTCATCTGATATTGCAGAGCTCTATGAGTGGTCGAAAAAGATGCCACTGACTATAATTGTTGGTTTACCTAGTACAGGAGAGAGCAGATATAAATACTATACACCAACAAACGTGAAAAGTAATAAGAGTGTGCAGGATAGCCTTTTATATGCGCAGACAGGTCATTTTTCTGATTATGAGCAAGCTTTAAAGAAGGAACTTATTCCGGCTTTGGAAAAACTGTACAATGTGAAATTTAATGCTAAAACGATATTTGGTCACTCCAACGGAGGAATAGGCGCATTATCATTTTATACCTCCAAGGAAAAAGTATTTGATAAATTTATTGTTGCAAGTCCTGCTCTTTTATGGGATGATTACTATTTGCAAAAACAAATTGATGATCAGAAAAGGACAGAATCAATTTACCTTACTTTAGGCACCAATGGTTGGGACTATTCTTTAGAATCGTATAAAGTGATATGCGAGAAACTATCGAAAACAAACAAGAATTTTAAGTTTCAGGTCAACCCCCAGGAAAGTCATGCGACAAATGGATTACGCTCTCTATTAGATGGATTGTATTATGTTAATTTGAAAGGAAAGGAGGTGCAGTAGTTTTTCTTTCCAAGATGATGACTTTCTATCATAAAACTTCCTATTTTTGCCAAATTAACGAATCATATCAATTCGAGACAAACTAAACTTCGGTAACAAAATATGAAATTTAATACGACAAACTCGTCGAATATTCTTTTTAATAAAATTACTCGACCATTCTTATTAATCGGTGCTTTTGTTTTGTTGTGTAGTCATGATCTATACATCAAAATGGAAACCTATTTCCTAAAGCCTAATCAAGAAGCTACTTTGAGTTTATACAATGGTACTTTCGAGAAAAGCGATAACACAATAGCCACTGACCGTTTATTAGATGCTTCGATAACAGCACATGGTAAAAGATCATCAATTGCTGATGACCAATGGAAGGATCAGGACAGTACCATTACTCAATTCACTTTTAAAGCAGGAGAGGAGGGGACATACATAGTCGGCGTTTCGACGAAGGCCAGAATCTTGAAACAAACGGCGGAGTCATTTAACGGATACCTAAAACATGATGGTGTATTAGATATGCTTCATCAACGTGAAGAAAATAATACACTGAATGAGGATGTTGAAGAAAGTTATCAGAAACACGTAAAGGCGATCTATCAGGTAGGTGATACAAAAACAGAAGATTGGAAGACGGTTTTGGGATATCCTATTGAGTTTGTTCCATTAGAAAATCCATACGACAAACATACAGGAGAAACGTTAGATATTCAGTTGTTATTGGATGGTCAACCTTTGGCCAATCAATTGGTGTATGCAGACCATGTAGCGAATGCACATTCCCATAGTCATGGGCATCATCATGGAGAACATGGACACACTCACGACCACGACGATGAAGAGCATTCGCATACCAACGGACAAAGGTTCCGTACAAATAACAATGGTGTTTTGACACTCCACCTTACGGAAGACGGTATTTATTACCTTCGTACCATTCATATGGTAAAAGTGGATGCGAATAAAGGGTACACTCATCAGTCGAAGTGGTCTACATTAACATTTGAGGTGACCCACCAACATGGAGCACATACACATACTCATGATAATGAAGACGAAATCTCTACTTGGATTTTCGTATTGGCAAGTGTGATCATCATTGGTATATTATTTATGTTTTTCAGAAAAAAGGACTAAGTATGAACGCAAATATTAAGAAGGCATTATCACTTTTGTTCTTACTTCTACCTTTTGTAAGTGTAGCGCATGATGTAACAAGTGCCGATCAGGAAATTCTTAGAAACGGAGGTCTTTTTGCCTACATACACGTAGGAGCAACGCATATGCTTACAGGTTACGATCACTTATTGTTTCTTGCAGGTGTTGTTTTCTATTTAACGGGCATCAAAGATATATTAAAGTTTATCACTGCTTTTACGATTGGTCATTGTATCACGTTGATAGGTGCTACCTACGCTGGCATCACCGCCAACGAACATTTAATAGATGCAGTCATCGCATTGAGTATTCTATACAAAGGATTCGAAAACTTGGGTGGTTTCGAAAAGCTGAAAATAAAATCGCCTAACCTCCTCTTAATGGTCGTGGTCTTTGGACTCATCCACGGTTTCGGTTTATCCACAAGATTGCAATCTTTCGAAAACGGAACCGAAGATCTATTGGCAAAAATCCTATGTTTTAACTTAGGTGTTGAATTGGGTCAAGTATTGGCATTAATTCCAATCGTTGCCCTTTTCACATTGGCAAGAAAACACAAACAATTTCCCG from Flammeovirga yaeyamensis includes these protein-coding regions:
- a CDS encoding threonine/serine exporter family protein, yielding MKNFEEKYKLVVKIGNALHKFGCSSLRVETYIQDVAKHIGVDVACQVTTNTLNYQIEDPVTKERQVILQYIPLGSNNLGKLADLHKQIRKAFKDGHDYETITKNIDQVIEKKKIYNEFCIALAYTVIPPSFLGLIGGSWVTFLFSFLMGFISYLIIKGVRRFNTSKYTVEFYTAFICAFIGSVCKYFVPELDLIELSLASVILYVPGLTISIALEEISFNQFNSGSGFFFNSIMIFLKLFIGVYLGMSLGTFFFNLSPDVYINEIPKWMHFIALPALSAGLGVVFNTKFKDLLIGLFLAVIAFWGPMIFQENIGWIFGTFISAFLITFLSILLSKWKNVPPSVYLLQGIVILVPGSRLFMGLSNQFNNDPIIDNPSIGTSGLLMFCAIVVGMLVAYSTYYPNLDNRDEVI
- a CDS encoding WD40 repeat domain-containing protein gives rise to the protein MKTIISLFLISFIFCSLPLFGQERSKVYYSKLKNETIDYLEFSPDGRLMAAGVYGAVRVYEVGTEIFKDYKTNAFNQTPTFVVFSPDQKQIAFGTFGSVRVYTLGSEEFIDLKTKVKNETPEFLCYSPDGKYIATGVFGAVRVWKLEDQTFKDYPTRLKNETPTFVKFSPDGKSIVAGVYGGVYSWDLLVF
- a CDS encoding GOLPH3/VPS74 family protein — protein: MKKINLNTLDQLILLSLDDDKGTFVHEYSVFGYCLAGAALYDLTLKERINISEGRINVIHQEETGDEALDECLKLISKSKKARKINYWIDKLGYKESDLKGSTLKKLLDLQILEKREDKILWLFTYNKYPTKNEVPEVLIRKRLNAIIHGEQQPMSNDIMIISLVNSCGLNKEVYGKEVAKEKKKTIQKLIKEFKFANETSQVIKEIHDLIIASLALVVIIPTMTASSS
- a CDS encoding sialate O-acetylesterase, whose protein sequence is MKKSYIFLVLLLSYFVSNAEVKLPAIVSSNMVLQRDTEVMIWGWASPKEAIKIKASWLDQSIDITADKEGNWKTSIKTTLSKEEQSIHLSSKSSDIHLENILFGEVWLCSGQSNMEMALKGNPGQPIFGSVKAIAHSRNPQIRLFGIQKNGASTPLADVGKPSKWVEASPETVADFSALAYFFGRELNEVLDVPVGLIKTSFGASFVEAWISKDVLEQYQKVKENTEGLRPNKTQTALFNAMVHPIIPYTIKGAIWYQGESNREFPKEYQTLFPAMVKDWRTRWNQGDFPFFFAQIAPYQGKDEGDYYNSPRNAAFLREAQSKCVDLIPNSYMINNMDLGQEKSIHPPFKKETAHRFVMSALQHTYNYEYVNADAPIFESMEQTKAGVLLCFKQLGLGLYCEGDIPGFEVAGKDKVFYPAQAKVHKKSKVIVTCDQVDEVVAVRYCWKNWIKAKLYGVNMIPVASFRTDDWEMAEQAQ
- a CDS encoding MutS-related protein; the protein is MIVEELNIKNELVPLFNANINSHTKEYVTKLLSEKCSLNEIKRRQKVIQTLLCQKDFLTGYKYNPIYFSETLNLSQKLKTNVFIQTTFFGFERRNVHPDIVPCLVGNYLFLNHLKKLLLRVSTIDVEELQSYVRPILSFIEQVLTFDFSSKKSKDLKKGIDYISTLDFKPFLSQLFELESFISIAKMTIKNGFSIPKIGAQYQLTNSYHPCIPNAKKYSIHFDKGLNILTGANMGGKSTFLKTISICTYLGNQGFSIPSEAAIIPFFDYFGVHFNTKDDYRLASSHFMHEVLSIKEYLEKNNQGQQVFGVFDELFNTTNAEESYKLLKRLYQDIRLYEQSFLIVSTHLNVDELTNNKNINFYYLNTILKDGKVDFTYQLKEGISRLKLGERLFNESGILELLS
- a CDS encoding T6SS immunity protein Tdi1 domain-containing protein translates to MNNFLANFELTHIDTDYKHEYTKQGQEGIKPLAHINQVLEKYGGSIIENGFFRIHTFGSSIFWLKEIVSFFKIETVTFIPFAYDFYGRQYASNVNDDTITMFDPSDGEKYFLDNMPISEFFNEFVVENREEPCGYSDFKSLSNLYGEILRSSDCLGFKKLLFLGGEDELENLEVQDMEMYWELNKQLKHQTDV
- a CDS encoding alpha/beta hydrolase produces the protein MRTCKLLLFLLLSYQTFSQTKTTDLVLGEKLKFPSEILSDTIECWIRVPDQFTNAQTKIDSIALLMLLDGDEYFRMSSDIAELYEWSKKMPLTIIVGLPSTGESRYKYYTPTNVKSNKSVQDSLLYAQTGHFSDYEQALKKELIPALEKLYNVKFNAKTIFGHSNGGIGALSFYTSKEKVFDKFIVASPALLWDDYYLQKQIDDQKRTESIYLTLGTNGWDYSLESYKVICEKLSKTNKNFKFQVNPQESHATNGLRSLLDGLYYVNLKGKEVQ
- a CDS encoding DUF4198 domain-containing protein — protein: MKFNTTNSSNILFNKITRPFLLIGAFVLLCSHDLYIKMETYFLKPNQEATLSLYNGTFEKSDNTIATDRLLDASITAHGKRSSIADDQWKDQDSTITQFTFKAGEEGTYIVGVSTKARILKQTAESFNGYLKHDGVLDMLHQREENNTLNEDVEESYQKHVKAIYQVGDTKTEDWKTVLGYPIEFVPLENPYDKHTGETLDIQLLLDGQPLANQLVYADHVANAHSHSHGHHHGEHGHTHDHDDEEHSHTNGQRFRTNNNGVLTLHLTEDGIYYLRTIHMVKVDANKGYTHQSKWSTLTFEVTHQHGAHTHTHDNEDEISTWIFVLASVIIIGILFMFFRKKD
- a CDS encoding HupE/UreJ family protein, whose product is MNANIKKALSLLFLLLPFVSVAHDVTSADQEILRNGGLFAYIHVGATHMLTGYDHLLFLAGVVFYLTGIKDILKFITAFTIGHCITLIGATYAGITANEHLIDAVIALSILYKGFENLGGFEKLKIKSPNLLLMVVVFGLIHGFGLSTRLQSFENGTEDLLAKILCFNLGVELGQVLALIPIVALFTLARKHKQFPAFYKAVNWYLIIAGVFLFLYQMSGYYSGH